A stretch of Miscanthus floridulus cultivar M001 chromosome 13, ASM1932011v1, whole genome shotgun sequence DNA encodes these proteins:
- the LOC136502224 gene encoding uncharacterized protein, giving the protein MLPDMIDPTDVVDAREKILNYIQRASLKNNIIYFDGWRGFGATAVLRSIAQAIPSMKSPPPKLCFGRTIYIDCSWWESKRVMQRKIAEELRLDRKTMAMIEEQDEEDDFNGVDHGSRDVIREVSAMIDQTLRENRFMMIFINGSADEIALSEIGIPEYYGMIIWTFGRRLVTMHEHDGIEKLVKNLRHTSLFIHTYHKPVQLSNSQRSALFLEEVANRVASYPFMRDINLTMVIDCYCYEFYLSTIGLHWVGHAPNLWICDGIIQQGDTARKISTSLDSAINFVGDDSLLGEVFSMMTEDPHLLVEDGNIDKYKKRPYRWICVTSKNKILEDNMQTILAMASSIFLSFDKTISVPRLPNALFKQCSKLGVLILSCCAFSFVSPPFLHCNTLRFLGLGNCTNQKNNTSEPEGGDCIAKWTLFLHNLWVLDLRYTDWDEILSKEKIGLMANLTELNIEGVRCWQYTGKLLEKSLPYLQRLRIFKPACFIKKEIIKPAHQEETTSLDNNNSFVGKKQLEILDLSGNRYMKSLPGSLSEASKLQVLVLDGCDELEYVVLPNSSLRSFSFDGSGPASHWTSTGKLPPMSSRPEYRRPAVDKKDVRASKISLEGCTLLEDLFLRGLPNLEELDLSGCAIKVLDFGAMTVDVPRLERLFLLGCENLQAIKWGSYKKQLKLLELICIDTRPVNGRTLGCARPPSLSAQQEYFRLQVHAIFADARLARSLWTPMNRAHYPKDAHHYFNISITSSAACTETIQPEATTNKEMMIGSTNHQRHYGIIARSLYCDVFTKVGDGPAPMQAFPQGPTRQSNCHIEIGDGSRSVPSEVVADRYVDNLAKLMRWYTESLHVHDVKTYSNTMPIRFWFCLRWCRVERCPNLHAVFPQDAEERNGNLETIWASDLLMSRCVWSKGFIDDSADRFRSLRHLHLRCCPSLQFGLAMGNRPSFPSLQTLHIIHCGNLRHVFVPGDETKSKHTSVEFPMLTTIHLHDLQALQQICEAAEMLAPALETIKIRGCWSLRQLPALKGRKPGMKRPIVEIEKDMWDALEWGGVSASLYEVPVHSRYYKRRMLRGTALR; this is encoded by the exons ATGCTACCTGATATGATTGATCC AACAGATGTTGTTGATGCAAGAGAGAAAATACTGAATTATATTCAGAGGGCCAGCCTCAAGAACAACATAATCTACTTTGATGGGTGGCGTGGCTTTGGGGCCACCGCCGTTCTTAGATCCATAGCACAAGCAATTCCATCTATGAAGTCTCCTCCTCCAAAATTATGCTTTGGCAGAaccatttacattgattgctcaTGGTGGGAGAGTAAAAGGGTGATGCAGAGAAAAATTGCAGAGGAGCTGAGGCTTGACCGGAAGACCATGGCCATGATTGAGGAgcaggacgaggaggacgacTTCAACGGAGTGGATCATGGTTCTAGGGATGTGATACGAGAAGTTTCAGCAATGATTGACCAAACCCTGAGGGAAAATAGATTCATGATGATTTTCATTAATGGGAGTGCTGATGAGATTGCCCTAAGCGAAATTGGTATTCCAGAATATTACGGCATGATAATATGGACATTTGGAAGAAGGCTCGTGACTATGCATGAGCACGATGGTATTGAGAAACTAGTAAAGAATTTAAGACACACAAGTCTTTTTATTCACACCTATCATAAACCCGTCCAGTTATCAAACTCACAACGTAGTGCACTGTTTCTTGAAGAGGTTGCCAACAGAGTTGCTAGCTATCCATTTATGAGGGACATCAACTTAACAATGGTCATAGACTGTTATTGCTATGAGTTTTACCTCAGCACCATTGGATTGCATTGGGTAGGTCATGCTCCCAACTTATGGATATGTGATGGGATAATTCAACAAGGGGATACAGCTAGGAAGATTAGCACTTCATTGGATTCAGCAATAAATTTTGTGGGTGATGATTCTCTGCTTGGTGAGGTGTTTTCTATGATGACAGAAGATCCTCATCTGCTAGTCGAAGATGGCAACATTGACAAATATAAAAAGAGGCCTTACCGTTGGATTTGTGTCACCTCAAAGAATAAGATACTTGAAGACAACATGCAAACTATACTAGCAATGGCATCGTCAATTTTCCTATCATTTGACAAGACTATAAGTGTACCTCGGTTACCAAATGCCTTGTTTAAACAGTGCAGTAAACTTGGTGTTCTAATTCTCTCCTGTTGTGCCTTTAGTTTTGTGTCCCCTCCTTTCCTGCACTGCAATACATTAAGATTTCTTGGACTGGGCAACTGCACAAATCAGAAAAATAATACAAGTGAACCTGAAGGAGGGGATTGTATCGCCAAGTGGACATTATTTCTGCATAACCTGTGGGTGCTTGACCTGCGTTACACAGACTGGGATGAGATCTTATCTAAGGAAAAGATAGGTCTTATGGCTAATCTCACAGAACTAAATATAGAAGGAGTTAGGTGCTGGCAGTATACAGGTAAATTATTAGAGAAAAGTTTACCTTATCTTCAAAGACTTCGAATATTCAAACCTGCATGTTTCATCAAAAAAGAAATAATCAAACCTGCACATCAAGAAGAGACTACATCCTTGGACAACAACAACTCATTTGTGGGTAAGAAACAGCTAGAAATACTTGATTTGTCTGGTAACAGATACATGAAAAGCCTACCAGGAAGCTTATCAGAGGCAAGCAAACTTCAAGTACTTGTTCTAGATGGTTGTGATGAGCTTGAATATGTTGTGCTGCCCAACTCCTCGCTAAGGTCATTTAGTTTTGATGGTTCTGGACCAGCATCCCATTGGACATCAACCGGTAAGCTACCTCCAATGAGTTCTCGTCCAGAGTATCGTCGGCCTGCTGTAGATAAGAAGGATGTCAGAGCCTCCAAAATATCTCTTGAAGGTTGCACATTGTTGGAGGATCTGTTCTTGCGTGGGCTTCCCAATCTAGAGGAGCTGGACCTTTCAGGATGTGCGATCAAGGTACTTGACTTTGGAGCTATGACGGTGGATGTCCCGAGGCTCGAGAGACTCTTCCTGCTAGGCTGTGAGAACCTTCAGGCAATAAAATGGGGCTCATATAAGAAACAACTGAAGCTGCTGGAGTTGATCTGCATAGACACACGACCTGTCAATGGGAGGACACTTGGATGTGCTCGGCCACCATCCCTTAGTGCCCAACAGGAATACTTCCGGCTGCAGGTGCACGCAATCTTTGCGGATGCTAGGCTTGCTCGGTCCCTATGGACTCCCATGAACCGTGCACATTATCCCAAGGATGCCCATCACTATTTCAACATCAGCATCACCTCTTCAGCTGCGTGTACGGAGACTATTCAACCTGAAGCAACAACAAACAAGGAGATGATGATTGGATCTACTAATCATCAACGACACTATGGCATAATTGCTAGAAGTCTGTATTGTGACGTCTTTACCAAGGTTGGTGATGGACCAGCCCCGATGCAGGCCTTCCCGCAAGGCCCGACGAGACAATCGAATTGCCATATTGAGATTGGTGATGGAAGCCGTAGCGTGCCGAGTGAGGTGGTGGCAGATCGTTATGTTGATAATTTGGCTAAATTGATGAGATGGTATACTGAATCCCTGCATGTGCATGATGTCAAGACCTACAGCAATACCATGCCTATAAGATTTTGGTTCTGCCTCAGGTGGTGCCGCGTCGAGAGGTGTCCCAACTTGCATGCCGTCTTTCCTCAAGACGCAGAGGAGAGGAATGGTAATCTGGAGACCATCTGGGCATCGGATCTCCTGATGTCTCGTTGTGTATGGAGCAAAGGTTTCATCGACGATTCTGCTGATCGCTTCAGAAGCCTACGACACCTGCACCTACGCTGCTGTCCAAGCCTCCAGTTCGGGCTTGCGATGGGCAATCGCCCCTCCTTCCCCAGCCTACAGACCCTCCACATCATCCACTGCGGGAATCTCAGACACGTCTTCGTACCGGGTGACGAGACGAAGTCCAAGCATACAAGCGTCGAGTTCCCGATGCTCACCACCATCCACCTACATGACCTGCAGGCGCTGCAGCAGATATGTGAGGCTGCCGAGATGCTGGCGCCCGCACTGGAGACCATCAAGATCAGGGGATGCTGGAGCCTGCGCCAGCTGCCGGCCTTGAAGGGTCGCAAGCCAGGCATGAAGAGGCCGATCGTGGAGATTGAGAAAGACATGTGGGACGCGCTGGAGTGGGGCGGGGTGTCCGCTTCCCTGTACGAGGTGCCGGTGCACTCGCGCTACTACAAGAGGCGCATGCTCAGGGGCACCGCTCTCAGGTAA
- the LOC136499384 gene encoding uncharacterized protein, with product MPCDLLPAFARSSPAIASGSKQKDRHNANSRARSVLFSSLSLPEFERVFDWATAREIWVRLQRYHEGTVQVKTRLFKTYKREYENFSQLDGESIDSMFSRFQTIVNKMRVNKAQLPYDDHERALKLLYALDRKVWDVKVSAIIESANYDTLMVDELFSKLKSTEINYQT from the exons ATGCCGTGCGACTTGCTTCCTGCTTTCGCTCGTTCTTCACCTGCAATCGCGTCAGGCAGCA AACAAaaggatcggcacaacgcaaatagTAGAGCTCGTAGTGTTCTTTTCTCGAGTCTTTCTCTTCCGGAGTTCGAGAGAGTCTTCGATTGGGCGACTGCTCgggagatctgggtgaggcttcagagaTATCATGAGGGAACCGTTCAGGTCAAAACCAGACTCTTTAAGACGTACAAGCGggagtacgagaacttctctcagttggatggcgagtccatcgattCCATGTTTTCTCGCTTTCAGACTATTGTCAACAAGATGCGAGTAAACAAGGCACAGCTACCATATGATGATCATGAGAGGGCACTCAAGCTTCTATATGCCCTAGATCGGAAGGtgtgggatgtgaaggtgtccgCTATCATTGAGTCCGCGAACTACGACACTCTCATGGTGGATGAGCtattcagcaagctcaagtccacggAGATCAACTACCAGACCTAG
- the LOC136501421 gene encoding uncharacterized protein: protein MAEMVCSALVQETVSRGVSFALGRREEKASQGHLTERLEMAVSELEFALERAMELPIRHHSLLQRRKMIKRAYVEAMELLDKHKQQAMPPGQPARKSSRKRWFNCAGLRTVDVRRFEWYVDCAGRFVRDLESGCSLHHYTFCNPIVRHLLEGKTLTYYSKQGNLLRHLYIKPTHSDERGVEALVAYRYEDSTVAEKCFCLGLILRLTESTDLVEVAIKGLQLLASQFKLAVEYTMGELTLLSNLQDIAHLHGPLWWEGIQEWHIEHTQYARPDPACCKGSRHGLCANNNVSSELADIFPEQIIILGFQCYISALQSKTRSSFHECGRSKNRGWKPPVVLTAAFLPHADTGTQDSYALEIIGDATEYRNASSIEQVVETIQSGAVNCFSCQPELAEYRTQWFGKHGFAWFVVESSSERALDFSHLLPCRDRSCSSGNKILDSYNGWLEREKCAAHSHRRKGQPSRATTRASTRRSRMR from the coding sequence ATGGCGGAGATGGTGTGTTCAGCACTTGTTCAGGAGACCGTGAGCAGAGGCGTCTCCTTTGCGTTGGGCAGACGCGAGGAGAAGGCGTCCCAAGGGCACTTGACGGAGAGGCTCGAGATGGCAGTCAGCGAGCTGGAGTTTGCACTTGAGAGGGCCATGGAGCTCCCCATCAGACACCACTCCTTGCTCCAGCGCAGGAAGATGATCAAGCGTGCCTATGTCGAGGCCATGGAGCTGCTCGACAAGCACAAGCAGCAAGCGATGCCTCCCGGCCAGCCGGCCAGGAAGAGCTCCCGCAAGCGATGGTTTAATTGTGCTGGCTTGAGGACAGTTGATGTTAGAAGATTTGAATGGTATGTAGATTGTGCCGGAAGGTTTGTGAGGGACTTGGAGTCTGGGTGTTCACTTCATCACTACACCTTTTGCAACCCTATTGTTAGGCATCTCCTTGAAGGGAAAACTCTCACTTATTATTCGAAGCAAGGAAACCTGCTACGACATCTCTACATCAAGCCCACGCATTCTGATGAGCGTGGCGTGGAGGCATTGGTAGCATACCGTTATGAGGATAGCACAGTGGCTGAGAAATGTTTCTGTCTGGGGTTGATCCTACGACTAACAGAAAGCACAGACTTAGTTGAGGTTGCTATAAAAGGCTTGCAATTACTAGCATCTCAATTCAAACTTGCTGTTGAATATACAATGGGAGAACTCACCCTACTATCTAATTTACAAGACATTGCCCATTTGCATGGGCCTCTGTGGTGGGAGGGCATTCAAGAATGGCATATCGAGCACACACAATATGCTCGCCCAGACCCAGCATGCTGCAAAGGAAGCAGGCACGGACTTTGTGCTAACAACAACGTCTCATCAGAGTTAGCAGATATATTCCCAGAGCAAATTATTATTTTGGGTTTCCAGTGCTATATATCAGCTCTACAGTCCAAAACACGTAGCTCATTTCATGAGTGCGGAAGAAGCAAAAACAGAGGTTGGAAGCCACCTGTGGTGCTGACAGCTGCCTTCTTACCTCATGCTGATACTGGGACACAAGATAGTTATGCACTCGAAATCATCGGAGATGCAACAGAGTATAGAAATGCTAGTAGCATAGAACAAGTGGTGGAGACAATACAATCAGGCGCGGTCAATTGTTTTTCGTGTCAGCCAGAGCTGGCGGAATATCGAACGCAGTGGTTCGGTAAACATGGTTTTGCATGGTTTGTGGTGGAGTCAAGCTCTGAAAGAGCACTTGACTTTTCCCACCTTTTGCCGTGCCGTGACCGCAGCTGCAGCAGCGGCAACAAAATCCTCGATAGCTACAATGGCTGGCTGGAGAGAGAGAAATGTGCCGCCCACAGCCACCGCCGAAAAGGGCAGCCAAGCAGAGCCACTACCCGAGCAAGTACAAGGAGAAGTAGAATGAGGTAG
- the LOC136499385 gene encoding uncharacterized protein, which produces MFQEIYATDVVDAREKILNYIQRASLKNNIIYFDGWRGFGATAVLRSIAQAIPSMKSPPPKLCFGRTIYIDCSWWESKRVMQRKIAEELRLDRKTMAMIEEQDEEDDFNGVDHGSRDVIREVSAMIDQTLRENRFMMIFINGSADEIALSEIGIPEYYGMIIWTFGRRLVTMHEHDGIEKLVKNLRHTSLFIHTYHKPVQLSNSQRSALFLEEVANRVASYPFMRDINLTMVIDCYCYEFYLSTIGLHWVGHAPNLWICDGIIQQGDTARKISTSLDSAINFVGDDSLLGEVFSMMTEDPHLLVEDGNIDKYKKRPYRWICVTSKNKILEDNMQTILAMASSIFLSFDKTISEIYATDVVDAREKILNYIQRASLKNNIIYFDGWRGFGATAVLRSIAQAIPSMKSPPPKLCFGRTIYIDCSWWESKRVMQRKIAEELRLDRKTMAMIEEQDEEDDFNGVDHGSRDVIREVSAMIDQTLRENRFMMIFINGSADEIALSEIGIPEYYGMIIWTFGRRLVTMHEHDGIEKLVKNLRHTSLFIHTYHKPVQLSNSQRSALFLEEVANRVASYPFMRDINLTMVIYCYCYEFYLSTIGLHWVGHAPNLWICDGIIQQGDTARKISTSLDSAINFVGDDSLLGEVFSMMTEDPHLLVEDGNIDKYKKRPYHWICVTSKNKILEDNMQTILAMASSIFLSFDKTISVPRLPNALFKQCSKLGVLILSCCAFSFVSPPFLHCNTLRFLGLGNCTNQKNNTSEPEGGDCIAKWTLFLHNLWVLDLRYTDWGEILSKEKIGLMANLTELNIEGVRCWQYTGKLLEKSLPYLQRLRIFKPACFIKKEIIKPAHQEETTSLDNNNSFVGKKQLEILDLSGYRYMKSLPGSLSEASKLQVLVLDGCDELEYVVLPNSSLRSFSFDGYGPASHWTSTGKLPPMSSRPEYRRPAVDKKDVRASKISLEGCTLLEDLFLRGLPNLEEQDLSGCAIKVLDFGAMTVDVPRLKRLFLLGCENLQAIKWGSYKKQLKLLELICIDTRPVNGRTLGCARPPSLSAQQEYFRLQVHAIFADARLARSLWTPMNRAHYPKDAHHYFNISITSSAACTETIQPEATTNKEMMIGSTNHQRHYGIIARSLYCDVFTKVGDGPAPMQAFPQGPTRQSNCHIEIGDGSRSVPSEVVADRYVDNLAKLMRWYTESLHVHDVKTYSNTMPIRFWFCLRWCRVERCPNLHAVFPQDAEERNGNLETIWASDLLMSRCVWSKGFIDDSADRFRSLRHLHLRCCPSLQFGLAMGNRPSFPSLQTLHIIHCGNLRHVFVPGDETKSKHTSVEFPMLTTIHLHDLQALQQICEAAEMLAPALETIKIRGCWSLRQLPALKGRKPGMKRPIVEIEKDMWDALEWGGVSASLYEVPVHSRYYKRRMLRGTALR; this is translated from the exons ATGTTCCAGGAAATCTACGCAACAGATGTTGTTGATGCAAGAGAGAAAATACTGAATTATATTCAGAGGGCCAGCCTCAAGAACAACATAATCTACTTTGATGGGTGGCGTGGCTTTGGAGCCACCGCCGTTCTTAGATCCATAGCACAAGCAATTCCATCTATGAAGTCTCCTCCTCCAAAATTATGCTTTGGCAGAaccatttacattgattgctcaTGGTGGGAGAGTAAAAGGGTGATGCAGAGAAAAATTGCAGAGGAGCTGAGGCTTGACCGGAAGACCATGGCCATGATTGAGGAgcaggacgaggaggacgacTTCAACGGAGTGGATCATGGTTCTAGGGATGTGATACGAGAAGTTTCAGCAATGATTGACCAAACCCTGAGGGAAAATAGATTCATGATGATTTTCATTAATGGGAGTGCTGATGAGATTGCCCTAAGCGAAATTGGTATTCCAGAATATTACGGCATGATAATATGGACATTTGGAAGAAGGCTCGTGACTATGCATGAGCACGATGGTATTGAGAAACTAGTAAAGAATTTAAGACACACAAGTCTTTTTATTCACACCTATCATAAACCCGTCCAGTTATCAAACTCACAACGTAGTGCACTGTTTCTTGAAGAGGTTGCCAACAGAGTTGCTAGCTATCCATTTATGAGGGACATCAACTTAACAATGGTCATAGACTGTTATTGCTATGAGTTTTACCTCAGCACCATTGGATTGCATTGGGTAGGTCATGCTCCCAACTTATGGATATGTGATGGGATAATTCAACAAGGGGATACAGCTAGGAAGATTAGCACTTCATTGGATTCAGCAATAAATTTTGTGGGTGATGATTCTCTGCTTGGCGAGGTGTTTTCTATGATGACAGAAGATCCTCATCTGCTAGTCGAAGATGGCAACATTGACAAATATAAAAAGAGGCCTTACCGTTGGATTTGTGTCACCTCAAAGAATAAGATACTTGAAGACAACATGCAAACTATACTAGCAATGGCATCGTCAATTTTCCTATCATTTGACAAGACTATAAGT GAAATCTACGCAACAGATGTTGTTGATGCAAGAGAGAAAATACTGAATTATATTCAGAGGGCCAGCCTCAAGAACAACATAATCTACTTTGATGGGTGGCGTGGCTTTGGAGCCACCGCCGTTCTTAGATCCATAGCACAAGCAATTCCATCTATGAAGTCTCCTCCTCCAAAATTATGCTTTGGCAGAaccatttacattgattgctcaTGGTGGGAGAGTAAAAGGGTGATGCAGAGAAAAATTGCAGAGGAGCTGAGGCTTGACCGGAAGACCATGGCCATGATTGAGGAgcaggacgaggaggacgacTTCAACGGAGTGGATCATGGTTCTAGGGATGTGATACGAGAAGTTTCAGCAATGATTGACCAAACCCTGAGGGAAAATAGATTCATGATGATTTTCATTAATGGGAGTGCTGATGAGATTGCCCTAAGCGAAATTGGTATTCCAGAATATTACGGCATGATAATATGGACATTTGGAAGAAGGCTCGTGACTATGCATGAGCACGATGGTATTGAGAAACTAGTAAAGAATTTAAGACACACAAGTCTTTTTATTCACACCTATCATAAACCCGTCCAGTTATCAAACTCACAACGTAGTGCACTGTTTCTTGAAGAGGTTGCCAACAGAGTTGCTAGCTATCCATTTATGAGGGACATCAACTTAACAATGGTCATATACTGTTATTGCTATGAGTTTTACCTCAGCACCATTGGATTGCATTGGGTAGGTCATGCTCCCAACTTATGGATATGTGATGGGATAATTCAACAAGGGGATACAGCTAGGAAGATTAGCACTTCATTGGATTCAGCAATAAATTTTGTGGGTGATGATTCTCTGCTTGGTGAGGTGTTTTCTATGATGACAGAAGATCCTCATCTGCTAGTCGAAGATGGCAACATTGACAAATATAAAAAGAGGCCTTACCATTGGATTTGTGTCACCTCAAAGAATAAGATACTTGAAGACAACATGCAAACTATACTAGCAATGGCATCGTCAATTTTCCTATCATTTGATAAGACTATAAGTGTACCTCGGTTACCAAATGCCTTGTTTAAACAGTGCAGTAAACTTGGTGTTCTAATTCTCTCCTGTTGTGCCTTTAGTTTTGTGTCCCCTCCTTTCCTGCACTGCAATACATTAAGATTTCTTGGACTGGGCAACTGCACAAATCAGAAAAATAATACAAGTGAACCTGAAGGAGGGGATTGTATCGCCAAGTGGACATTATTTCTGCATAACCTATGGGTGCTTGACCTGCGTTACACAGACTGGGGTGAGATCTTATCTAAGGAAAAGATAGGTCTTATGGCTAATCTCACAGAACTAAATATAGAAGGAGTTAGGTGCTGGCAGTATACAGGTAAATTATTAGAGAAAAGTTTACCTTATCTTCAAAGACTTCGAATATTCAAACCTGCATGTTTCATCAAAAAAGAAATAATCAAACCTGCACATCAAGAAGAGACTACATCCTTGGACAACAACAACTCATTTGTGGGTAAGAAACAGTTAGAAATACTTGATTTGTCTGGTTACAGATACATGAAAAGCCTACCAGGAAGCTTATCAGAGGCAAGCAAACTTCAAGTACTTGTTCTAGATGGTTGTGATGAGCTTGAATATGTTGTGCTGCCCAACTCCTCGCTAAGGTCATTTAGTTTTGATGGTTATGGACCAGCATCCCATTGGACATCAACCGGTAAGCTACCTCCAATGAGTTCTCGTCCAGAGTATCGTCGGCCTGCTGTAGATAAGAAGGATGTCAGAGCCTCCAAAATATCTCTTGAAGGTTGCACATTGTTGGAGGATCTGTTCTTGCGTGGGCTTCCCAATCTAGAGGAGCAGGACCTTTCAGGATGTGCGATCAAGGTACTTGACTTTGGAGCTATGACGGTGGATGTCCCGAGGCTCAAGAGACTCTTCCTGCTAGGCTGTGAGAACCTTCAGGCAATAAAATGGGGCTCATATAAGAAACAACTGAAGCTGCTGGAGTTGATCTGCATAGACACACGACCTGTCAATGGGAGGACACTTGGATGTGCTCGGCCACCATCCCTTAGTGCCCAACAGGAATACTTCCGGCTGCAGGTGCACGCAATCTTTGCGGATGCTAGGCTTGCTCGGTCCCTATGGACTCCCATGAACCGTGCACATTATCCCAAGGATGCCCATCACTATTTCAACATCAGCATCACCTCTTCAGCTGCGTGTACGGAGACTATTCAACCTGAAGCAACAACAAACAAGGAGATGATGATTGGATCTACTAATCATCAACGACACTATGGCATAATTGCTAGAAGTCTGTATTGTGACGTCTTTACCAAGGTTGGTGATGGACCAGCCCCGATGCAGGCCTTCCCGCAAGGCCCGACGAGACAATCGAATTGCCATATTGAGATTGGTGATGGAAGCCGTAGCGTGCCGAGTGAGGTGGTGGCAGATCGTTATGTTGATAATTTGGCTAAATTGATGAGATGGTATACTGAATCCCTGCATGTGCATGATGTCAAGACCTACAGCAATACCATGCCTATAAGATTTTGGTTCTGCCTCAGGTGGTGCCGCGTCGAGAGGTGTCCCAACTTGCATGCCGTCTTTCCTCAAGACGCAGAGGAGAGGAATGGTAATCTGGAGACCATCTGGGCATCGGATCTCCTGATGTCTCGTTGTGTATGGAGCAAAGGTTTCATCGACGATTCTGCTGATCGCTTCAGAAGCCTACGACACCTGCACCTACGCTGCTGTCCAAGCCTCCAGTTCGGGCTTGCGATGGGCAATCGCCCCTCCTTCCCCAGCCTACAGACCCTCCACATCATCCACTGCGGGAATCTCAGACACGTCTTCGTACCGGGTGACGAGACGAAGTCCAAGCATACAAGCGTCGAGTTCCCGATGCTCACCACCATCCACCTACATGACCTGCAGGCGCTGCAGCAGATATGTGAGGCTGCCGAGATGCTGGCGCCCGCACTGGAGACCATCAAGATCAGGGGATGCTGGAGCCTGCGCCAGCTGCCGGCCTTGAAGGGTCGCAAGCCAGGCATGAAGAGGCCGATCGTGGAGATTGAGAAAGACATGTGGGACGCGCTGGAGTGGGGCGGGGTGTCCGCTTCCCTGTACGAGGTGCCGGTGCACTCGCGCTACTACAAGAGGCGCATGCTCAGGGGCACCGCTCTCAG GTGA